Proteins co-encoded in one Nitrospiraceae bacterium genomic window:
- the rpmA gene encoding 50S ribosomal protein L27: MATNKGGGSSRNGRDSNPQYLGVKAYGGETVKAGAIIVRQRGTKFFPGFNVGLGKDHTLFALIQGVVKFEGGRARQRVSVYPAPASS; the protein is encoded by the coding sequence ATGGCAACAAATAAAGGTGGCGGATCATCACGAAACGGGCGAGACAGCAATCCTCAATATCTCGGAGTCAAAGCCTATGGCGGTGAAACTGTCAAGGCTGGGGCAATCATCGTCCGTCAACGTGGGACGAAATTCTTTCCCGGCTTCAACGTGGGACTGGGCAAGGATCATACTCTCTTCGCCCTCATTCAAGGGGTCGTGAAGTTTGAAGGTGGTCGCGCACGCCAAAGAGTGAGCGTTTATCCTGCCCCTGCAAGTTCGTAA
- the rplU gene encoding 50S ribosomal protein L21, with product MYAIIETGGKQYRVEPGAQVQVESLPGDVGGTIELKHVRLIHGDKGVVIGQPLVTGAKVTAEIIRQGRTRSITVFKKHRRKNYRRTRGHRQGFTRLRVTGIETA from the coding sequence ATGTACGCGATCATTGAGACAGGCGGAAAACAGTATCGAGTTGAGCCGGGAGCACAGGTGCAGGTAGAGAGCCTCCCCGGTGACGTCGGGGGAACGATCGAATTGAAGCACGTGCGGCTCATCCATGGCGACAAGGGTGTTGTTATAGGTCAACCGTTGGTCACTGGTGCAAAGGTTACCGCTGAGATTATTCGCCAGGGTCGGACCAGGTCGATCACGGTTTTTAAAAAGCACCGGCGGAAGAACTATCGCCGGACCCGTGGGCATCGGCAGGGATTTACACGACTGCGCGTTACCGGCATCGAAACAGCCTAG
- a CDS encoding PilZ domain-containing protein: MTKPYQQKKVTQFILRPFRRIPTWCVVHYLGGEFIGKGIMTNLSQSGMRVQGDHTVTPGMQIAIRLIFAENGSSLQIERATVRWVNGYDFGLEFERIAPMASKQIAHVIRTNGRSIHAPFYSV; the protein is encoded by the coding sequence ATGACCAAACCGTATCAGCAGAAGAAAGTAACACAATTTATCTTAAGACCTTTCCGTCGAATTCCTACGTGGTGTGTCGTTCATTACCTTGGCGGTGAATTCATCGGAAAGGGCATCATGACGAACTTGTCTCAATCCGGTATGCGTGTCCAAGGGGACCATACGGTGACGCCCGGCATGCAGATCGCGATTCGGTTGATCTTTGCCGAGAACGGAAGTTCCCTTCAGATCGAGCGGGCTACGGTTCGGTGGGTAAACGGGTATGACTTCGGTCTCGAATTCGAACGCATCGCTCCAATGGCCTCGAAGCAAATCGCTCACGTCATCCGCACGAATGGTCGGTCGATTCACGCTCCTTTTTATTCTGTTTGA